Within the Salvia hispanica cultivar TCC Black 2014 chromosome 4, UniMelb_Shisp_WGS_1.0, whole genome shotgun sequence genome, the region AATCTAAGTTGtctgaaaatatatttttaaataatattataaaaatatactatctCGTATTGATGTTCATTTTTGCATCCGCCCCTGTTTACAGGATATTTTCCAGAGATTATCCTTCGATACGATTTGCAAGCTAGTTTTGGAGTACGATTCTTGTAGTTTATCGGTTGAGATGCCGAACATCCCGTGCGAGAAGGCGTTTAACGACATGATTGACGCTCTTCTCTACCGGCACCTCCTCCCGGAGGTGGTGTGGCGGCTGCAGGAATGGATGGGCGTTGGTAGAGAAAAGAAGCTTCAGGAAGCTTCTAGAGCCTTCGATGAGTTCATCTACCCTTGTGTGGAAAGATCCATGGATGAATCATATGGTTTTAGCCTTTTATCATCTTTCAAAAAGGAGTTTCAAACGGATTCAAGCAAATTCTTGAGGGATACCGCCCTGAATCTGATGCTAGCCGGAAGAGACACCACCGGCGCCACTCTCACTTGGCTTTTCTGGCTAATCGCCTGCAATCCCTCGTCGGAGGAGAAGATCCGGCGGGAGATCAACGGCGAGGAATGGAGGAGGAGGTTTGGCGTTGAAGAGTCGCGGAGGTTGGTTTACCTCCACGGAGCTCTGTGCGAGACCATGAGGCTGTACCCACCGGTCGCGCTGGAGCACAAGGCTCCAGTGCGAGCGGATGATCTCCCGTGTGGGAAGCGGATCGAGAGGAATGCGAGAGTGGTCATATCTTTTTATTCGGTGGGGAGAATGGAGAGCGTGTGGGGGAAAGACTGCCTCGAATTCAAGCCGGAGAGATGGATCTCTCCGAGCGGGAAGATCAAACACGAGCCGTCGTATAAGTTTCCGGCGTTTAATGCTGGGCCGAGGACGTGCCTGGGGAAGGAGATGGCGTTCGCGCAGATGAAGATGGTGGCGGCGGCGATCTTGCATCGCTACCGGATTAAGGTTGTGGAGGGGCATGTGGTTTCCCCTCGTGATTCGATTATACTTCAAATGAAGAATGGTTTAAGGGTGAGGTTAACCAAGATTTCAAATTGATATTGGATtgtaatactaatactactatatgttaattaataaaatgtgtatgGAATAATGGAAGATAATGGATGTTCGGATTTTAAAATACGTTGTTACAAACTGAAAATTTGgttatgataatttttcatCAATGTAATGTTTATTTGGTGGTTCAAGCTTGTGGGATGCTAGTACGGTCgcacattaattttatttattgattttaaaaataataatgcaagGATTGTTGGAATCGTGGCAGGTCAACCCAGTTCGACATGATTGAACAAGTTCTTTGATATTTCTTTAAATAGctagtaatattttcataattagtAGGTGAGATACATATtggaaaaagtagaaaataagaaaatacatataaaaagaAGATTAATACAATCATTGATCCAATCAAGTTGATCTCTTATAAGTGTGATAGTACTACATATTATTGCACAAATAGAAAGAGAGATTATTGCAATCATCCAATCAATTTCTCTTACACAACAACACCTTCAAACCTTCCTTAGCATGTAAAAGGATAGAATCACGAGGTGAAACCTTGTGCCCCTCCACCAATCTGACCTTGTATCCGTACAGTATCGCCGCCGCCACCATCTTCATCTGTATGAACGCCATGTCCTTCCCCACGCACGTCCTCGGCCCCGCGTTGAACGCTGGAAACTTGTATGATGGCTCGTGCTTGATCTTCCCGCTCGGACAGATCCATCTCTCCGGCTTGAATTGGAGGCAGTCTTTCCCCCACACGCTCTCCATTCTCCCCACCGAGTAGAATGACATGATGAGCTTCCCGTTGCGTGCCAGGCGATGCCCGCTCGGGAGAATATCCGGTTGTACTGAAGCTTTATGCTGCAGCGGCAACGGTGGGTACAACCTCAGCGACTCGCATAGAGCCCCGTGCAGGTATACTAGCTTGTGCGACTCCTCCGCAGTGAAAGGCCTTTGTACATATGAAAATAAAGATAAGACTAAACAATATCAATCGTAAAGTGAAATGAAATACTTGAATCacaaagaaaaggaaatgtcTCTATCATAGGGCATCTCAAAAGGAAATATAAATCACTTAGCAAGTGACAAAAAGAATACATATATCGATGGAAATCTCTATATATCTTAGATTGAAATCCATATTTTCAATGTACATGAAACACATTATCTATACAAGTCTAATGTGTTATTTCTTCTGTTGCC harbors:
- the LOC125223397 gene encoding alkane hydroxylase MAH1-like, with translation MAIIEITFLSLSIILLLFLRSTYRRRATSLPTNWPVFGMLPGLLPNTHRIQDYITELTAESGGTFQWEGPIFSNMDMLMTSDPANIHHVFSRNFSNYPKGPEFNKIFQILGDGIFNADFDAWELHRRITHSFFTHTTFSSKLEKAVWDKVENGLLPVLDHSVDVDLQDIFQRLSFDTICKLVLEYDSCSLSVEMPNIPCEKAFNDMIDALLYRHLLPEVVWRLQEWMGVGREKKLQEASRAFDEFIYPCVERSMDESYGFSLLSSFKKEFQTDSSKFLRDTALNLMLAGRDTTGATLTWLFWLIACNPSSEEKIRREINGEEWRRRFGVEESRRLVYLHGALCETMRLYPPVALEHKAPVRADDLPCGKRIERNARVVISFYSVGRMESVWGKDCLEFKPERWISPSGKIKHEPSYKFPAFNAGPRTCLGKEMAFAQMKMVAAAILHRYRIKVVEGHVVSPRDSIILQMKNGLRVRLTKISN